One window of the Candidatus Jettenia sp. genome contains the following:
- a CDS encoding 2Fe-2S iron-sulfur cluster-binding protein: MVTPLVIGAGILALLVLLLSLFSEIIYQFFGRGEKRKLTILSDDDYRKELTIEGGEKLLPLLQSRGFNVPAACGGMATCGQCKVKLYTNVGPYTAAETPHFDMKTRETSRKFLEQGTGDGYVRLACQVRVEKDVDLYLPKDTLSVKKYTARLVKKKALTSDKTEIWLQPSKPIQYRPGQYIQLAIPEDFVEEHYKKYDTFIKEACKNLGKEFIPYTPGTTLYRGYSLASTEPDLLKLIIRMAPVDPSRATEKGGAPCIGPSWAHHYILEKNLWNFFRGEKIYFTGPYGHFTLREQPHTAVFVAGGAGLAPIIALLEQWFKEGRKDKAIFFLGERRFQDIPTSYLPRWLSWQQKNHNFKLVPVLSGAFRGDNPAELNDVDKKCYHCLSVDGKQIIKEQGLIDDQETHWKGEVGFIGPLLRTYLSPDQNIVFYFCGPAPMTVTVIDAAANVLNLKKENALFDDFTGTLTPSVDLLYQKLEIKEKIYALNIPNADKLIEKISHILIIQLILKDKIDESYRFLEQVKEVIDKSGQELERMLLSYKS, encoded by the coding sequence ATGGTTACCCCCTTAGTAATAGGAGCTGGTATCCTTGCCTTACTGGTATTGTTACTGAGCTTATTCAGCGAAATCATCTATCAATTCTTCGGTCGGGGTGAGAAACGAAAACTCACTATTTTGAGTGATGATGATTACCGGAAGGAACTAACTATTGAGGGAGGGGAAAAACTCCTGCCTTTGCTTCAGAGCAGAGGGTTTAACGTTCCTGCTGCTTGCGGGGGTATGGCCACCTGCGGCCAATGCAAGGTAAAGCTTTACACAAATGTAGGCCCATATACAGCTGCTGAAACTCCTCATTTTGATATGAAAACAAGGGAAACATCCCGGAAATTTTTAGAGCAAGGCACCGGAGATGGTTATGTACGATTGGCATGCCAGGTCCGGGTAGAGAAGGATGTGGACCTGTATCTGCCTAAAGATACACTATCAGTAAAAAAATATACGGCACGATTGGTTAAGAAAAAAGCGCTTACCAGCGATAAGACAGAGATATGGTTACAACCATCAAAGCCTATTCAATATAGACCTGGTCAATATATCCAATTGGCTATTCCTGAAGATTTCGTAGAAGAACATTATAAAAAATACGACACATTTATCAAAGAAGCTTGTAAGAATTTAGGGAAAGAGTTTATTCCTTACACCCCCGGTACAACTCTATACAGAGGCTATTCCCTTGCCTCTACAGAACCAGACCTTTTGAAACTTATCATCCGTATGGCCCCTGTTGACCCAAGTAGGGCTACTGAGAAGGGAGGGGCTCCTTGTATAGGACCAAGTTGGGCACACCACTATATCCTTGAGAAAAATCTGTGGAATTTCTTCCGGGGAGAAAAAATATATTTCACCGGACCATACGGACATTTTACTTTAAGGGAACAACCACACACCGCAGTATTTGTAGCAGGCGGTGCAGGTTTAGCGCCTATCATTGCCCTCCTTGAGCAATGGTTCAAGGAAGGCCGAAAGGATAAGGCTATCTTCTTCCTCGGAGAACGAAGATTTCAGGATATTCCAACATCTTATTTACCCAGGTGGTTAAGCTGGCAACAAAAAAATCACAATTTTAAATTGGTGCCGGTACTTTCCGGAGCGTTTCGCGGTGATAATCCTGCCGAATTAAACGATGTAGATAAAAAATGTTACCATTGTCTTTCTGTTGATGGTAAACAGATTATCAAAGAACAAGGTCTGATAGATGACCAGGAAACTCACTGGAAGGGAGAAGTGGGATTCATCGGGCCTCTTCTCAGAACATATCTTTCACCTGATCAGAATATTGTATTTTACTTTTGCGGACCAGCTCCTATGACAGTTACCGTAATCGATGCGGCAGCAAACGTATTGAACTTGAAAAAAGAAAACGCCTTATTTGATGACTTTACGGGTACTTTAACTCCATCGGTAGATCTGCTGTATCAGAAACTTGAAATCAAAGAAAAGATCTATGCTTTAAATATACCAAACGCAGATAAGCTTATTGAAAAGATCAGTCACATCCTCATTATCCAGTTGATATTAAAAGACAAAATTGATGAAAGTTACCGTTTTCTTGAACAAGTAAAAGAGGTAATTGACAAATCCGGGCAAGAACTGGAACGCATGCTTCTTTCATATAAGAGTTAA
- a CDS encoding YdcH family protein, with product MHNEHHSLIHEFPEYSQEIHNLKMTNEHFKNLFDEYHKLDREVYRVENNIEPRSDMAMEILKKRRLALKDELFLILKQSKSQSNSSVK from the coding sequence ATGCACAATGAACATCATAGTCTTATTCACGAATTTCCTGAATATAGTCAAGAAATTCATAATTTGAAAATGACGAATGAGCACTTTAAAAATCTATTTGATGAATACCACAAACTCGACCGAGAGGTGTATCGGGTAGAGAACAATATTGAACCCAGATCAGACATGGCAATGGAAATTCTTAAGAAAAGGCGGCTTGCCCTAAAGGATGAACTTTTTCTGATACTCAAACAGAGTAAATCTCAGTCCAATTCATCTGTAAAATAA